The following are from one region of the Rosistilla carotiformis genome:
- a CDS encoding protein kinase domain-containing protein — translation MTVHHIPCGEFANESERLAVERVKFELGKAPGTRDWIILSNLPHSVTTQAVPDDVDLIVIGPSGLHVIEVKHWDAAYTSNFNNTVVYEADKLANKLRKIASKLKKVSIDAGFLAGKFLLTRGNVSWKSNRPKVHGSTFFGLKESAELLEIGLRETLSDDEVQKVCQILQPLTRVALKGEVRHIATARNLERFGPASDRFHRVYRGEHIRTRDKIVLHLYDLSASDDEKSDDIARRHFETLHKLQKSAHVPRLMDSYQEVPQYPGELMYFSIVDPCAPTLEKRAGDSRWDVKSRILFCCQAVQALAELHASSLRDAQFVHRQISPGSLLVGANEQPIFTDFNLARISGSMTLSPNAKLDQRDAEFAAPEAIAQGIGGADQRSDIYSLCKTLSTLFVQNESDDAIKALLKLEAGMTEEPSKRSTLAELTQALSAGDSEKTSEPGLQTTKLAARYWSEGDLVAFNSQQYRIAGKIGSGSFGSTFKVIQVQDDQDVGIFAGKVMFEEESGLRSLDAYRRVRSHTDKPHLATVFELANQWEDDRFVALLKWVEGSTLQNWIGLPVLYAEELGEDPIAVVGRWIASSCEGLGSLHRAGLVHGDISPKNILEHAGDVTLVDFDFVLKQGEPIWSGGTALYTPEEQVQGKPASSSHDIYALAATMFHVMFDREPFWYGGQKHRENGLNWEQLDRVAWGWIPDFLDKATSANGEQRFASAMQALKWIKERTSQDDSADSTKEVENDELQETTEKQKLADDAGNDESDAVTRTPNRVPWLAELLSTYPGSPRGGIETRGLDSAFAHQTYVETTLEANLLEEIKSRKVQLVILCGNAGDGKTAFLQHLSVKLGLGKQNSSERVATGSAMGLSVKINLDGAASFKRKTADELMNDLFEPFQQGPSEKPRVHLVAVNDGRLLQWAEDYEGEHGETPLTDWIIETLIGEYVPEQPMEHIRLVNLNERSLVGDARKLPQTDEDKATWSPSTEFFNALLDRMVGVDKSEELWSPCRTCSAASRCTAWNSVQTLIGIGSGDADIAANVRQRLASALQAVHQRGQVHVTTRELRGALSYIFFGIHYCDDLHESPELEPSHYWDRAFAADSIMRQGELLAELQRLDPAYGANPTVDRYLRSHDPVVDPMKPPKFPHQKTLISKRRRGYFEWLEEQAENVTGEANSVALFQSESLRQFREVAILSHEEKRQLTRRLCYGISRLEQLPHVVLLRGNVVPLKVMPRTPIETTFWVEKPLDRFSLEVDEAGNNGGVEWLANGLVLRYRYRDDRDEELRLGSDLFGLLLELADGYQIMDAANDDIFTNLSIFTQRLAQEDEREVFAWNPSQPSDVLRMGVRMNEGVQQMFFEPVGAAVDAEKDLANV, via the coding sequence TTGACTGTCCATCATATTCCATGCGGCGAGTTTGCGAATGAGAGTGAGCGACTTGCGGTTGAACGAGTAAAATTTGAATTGGGAAAGGCTCCGGGAACGAGAGATTGGATTATCCTTTCCAATCTGCCGCATTCCGTGACGACACAGGCGGTACCAGACGACGTGGACCTCATAGTTATTGGGCCGTCGGGATTGCATGTTATCGAAGTGAAGCATTGGGACGCCGCTTACACGTCCAACTTTAATAACACGGTTGTTTACGAAGCCGACAAGCTGGCGAACAAGCTGCGAAAGATCGCCAGCAAACTGAAGAAGGTGAGTATCGACGCTGGTTTTTTGGCTGGCAAGTTTCTGCTGACACGCGGAAATGTTTCTTGGAAGTCAAATCGCCCCAAAGTGCATGGCTCGACATTTTTTGGATTGAAAGAATCGGCAGAGCTGTTGGAGATCGGCTTGCGGGAGACGCTGAGTGATGACGAGGTGCAGAAAGTATGCCAGATTCTGCAGCCGCTCACTAGGGTCGCTCTGAAGGGTGAAGTTCGTCACATTGCAACAGCGCGAAATTTGGAACGCTTCGGGCCAGCGTCGGATCGTTTCCACCGTGTCTATCGTGGGGAGCATATTCGCACTCGCGACAAAATTGTACTTCATCTCTACGATCTATCGGCGAGCGACGATGAGAAGTCTGACGACATTGCGCGCCGTCACTTCGAGACGCTTCATAAATTGCAGAAGTCGGCTCATGTCCCACGACTGATGGACTCGTATCAGGAAGTGCCGCAGTATCCCGGTGAGTTGATGTATTTCTCGATCGTCGATCCTTGTGCGCCGACACTCGAGAAACGAGCGGGAGACAGTAGATGGGACGTAAAGTCGCGGATTTTATTCTGTTGCCAAGCGGTGCAAGCCTTGGCCGAACTTCATGCGAGCAGCCTCCGTGACGCGCAGTTCGTGCATCGACAAATCTCGCCTGGATCCTTGTTGGTCGGGGCGAATGAACAGCCTATATTCACGGACTTTAATTTAGCTCGCATTTCCGGTTCGATGACGCTGTCCCCCAATGCGAAATTAGATCAGCGAGATGCTGAGTTCGCGGCTCCCGAAGCGATTGCCCAAGGAATCGGTGGAGCCGATCAGCGTAGTGATATTTATTCGCTATGTAAGACGCTGAGCACATTGTTCGTTCAAAACGAAAGTGATGATGCGATCAAGGCATTGCTCAAGCTTGAAGCCGGTATGACCGAGGAACCTTCAAAGCGTTCGACGCTGGCGGAGTTAACTCAGGCTCTCTCGGCAGGCGATAGTGAAAAGACATCTGAGCCGGGACTCCAGACAACCAAATTGGCGGCTCGATATTGGAGCGAAGGTGATTTGGTCGCGTTTAACAGTCAGCAGTATCGCATTGCTGGAAAGATTGGTTCAGGAAGTTTTGGTTCGACCTTTAAAGTAATTCAAGTTCAAGACGATCAGGACGTTGGCATCTTTGCCGGCAAAGTAATGTTCGAGGAGGAAAGCGGACTGCGATCGCTGGACGCCTACCGTCGAGTCCGTTCTCATACGGACAAGCCGCATCTAGCAACTGTGTTTGAACTTGCAAATCAGTGGGAAGACGATCGGTTCGTTGCTTTGTTGAAGTGGGTTGAGGGTAGCACGTTGCAGAACTGGATTGGTTTGCCGGTGCTGTACGCCGAGGAGCTGGGTGAAGACCCGATCGCCGTAGTCGGTCGTTGGATCGCCAGTAGTTGTGAAGGACTTGGTTCCTTGCATCGCGCGGGTTTGGTTCACGGCGATATCAGCCCCAAGAACATTTTGGAACACGCGGGCGACGTAACACTCGTGGATTTTGATTTTGTTCTGAAGCAAGGCGAGCCGATTTGGAGCGGTGGTACTGCCTTGTACACGCCGGAAGAGCAGGTGCAAGGAAAACCTGCATCGTCCTCTCACGACATCTATGCGCTTGCGGCGACAATGTTCCATGTCATGTTTGACCGTGAACCGTTCTGGTACGGCGGCCAGAAACACCGCGAGAATGGACTGAATTGGGAACAGTTGGATCGTGTCGCTTGGGGGTGGATTCCAGATTTTCTTGACAAGGCGACATCGGCCAATGGCGAGCAACGCTTTGCCAGCGCGATGCAGGCGTTGAAGTGGATCAAGGAAAGGACCTCGCAAGACGACTCGGCTGACAGCACGAAAGAAGTTGAAAACGACGAGCTGCAGGAGACGACCGAGAAACAGAAATTGGCAGACGACGCGGGCAATGACGAGTCCGACGCGGTTACTCGCACGCCCAACCGTGTCCCCTGGCTTGCCGAGTTGCTTTCGACGTATCCCGGTTCGCCGCGCGGTGGGATTGAGACTCGCGGATTGGACTCCGCGTTCGCTCATCAGACTTATGTGGAAACGACGCTCGAAGCGAACTTGCTGGAAGAAATCAAAAGTCGCAAAGTTCAGTTGGTTATCCTGTGCGGCAATGCGGGTGACGGCAAGACGGCGTTTCTGCAACATCTGTCTGTCAAACTTGGACTCGGTAAACAGAATTCATCCGAGCGGGTCGCCACCGGCAGTGCGATGGGCCTATCGGTCAAGATCAATCTCGACGGCGCTGCATCGTTCAAGCGCAAGACTGCTGACGAATTGATGAACGATCTGTTCGAACCTTTCCAGCAAGGACCGTCGGAAAAACCACGAGTTCATCTTGTCGCGGTCAACGATGGTCGCCTGCTTCAATGGGCCGAGGACTATGAAGGTGAGCATGGCGAGACACCGCTGACGGACTGGATCATCGAAACGCTGATTGGTGAATACGTGCCGGAACAGCCGATGGAGCATATTCGGCTCGTCAACCTGAATGAGCGATCGCTTGTCGGTGACGCTCGGAAATTGCCGCAAACCGACGAGGACAAAGCGACGTGGTCGCCGTCCACCGAGTTCTTCAACGCGTTGCTTGATCGAATGGTGGGCGTTGATAAATCCGAAGAACTGTGGTCACCTTGCCGAACCTGTTCTGCGGCATCTCGATGCACTGCATGGAACTCGGTTCAAACGTTGATTGGTATCGGCAGCGGAGACGCCGACATCGCCGCAAACGTGCGCCAGCGATTGGCTTCGGCACTACAGGCCGTTCATCAACGCGGGCAGGTGCATGTGACGACGCGAGAATTGCGAGGGGCACTCAGTTATATCTTCTTTGGAATTCACTACTGCGACGATTTGCACGAATCGCCCGAGTTGGAGCCGTCTCACTACTGGGATCGAGCCTTCGCTGCGGACTCCATCATGCGTCAAGGTGAATTGCTTGCCGAATTGCAACGACTTGATCCGGCCTACGGCGCGAACCCGACGGTGGACCGTTATCTACGCAGTCACGATCCCGTGGTTGATCCGATGAAGCCGCCGAAATTCCCACATCAGAAAACGTTGATCTCGAAACGACGGCGAGGCTATTTTGAATGGCTGGAAGAACAGGCAGAGAATGTGACCGGCGAAGCAAACTCGGTCGCGCTGTTCCAAAGCGAAAGCCTCCGTCAGTTTCGGGAAGTCGCGATTCTTTCCCACGAAGAGAAACGTCAATTGACGCGACGACTGTGTTACGGAATTTCACGATTGGAGCAGTTGCCGCATGTTGTGCTGCTTCGTGGAAACGTTGTGCCATTGAAGGTGATGCCTCGAACACCAATCGAAACAACGTTCTGGGTTGAAAAGCCGCTTGACCGTTTTTCTCTGGAAGTTGACGAGGCAGGAAACAACGGCGGCGTCGAATGGCTGGCAAACGGCTTGGTGCTGCGTTACCGCTATCGAGATGATCGAGACGAGGAGCTGCGACTAGGAAGCGATTTGTTCGGATTGCTACTCGAACTCGCCGACGGATATCAGATCATGGACGCCGCCAACGACGACATCTTCACGAACCTTTCGATTTTCACTCAGCGATTGGCGCAAGAGGACGAACGGGAAGTGTTCGCATGGAATCCGAGTCAGCCTAGCGACGTGTTACGCATGGGCGTTCGCATGAACGAAGGCGTGCAGCAGATGTTCTTTGAACCGGTTGGAGCTGCCGTGGACGCAGAAAAGGATCTAGCCAATGTCTGA